One Megalops cyprinoides isolate fMegCyp1 chromosome 4, fMegCyp1.pri, whole genome shotgun sequence genomic window carries:
- the wu:fa19b12 gene encoding uncharacterized protein wu:fa19b12: protein MTKRRAEDDLLCDVPLKRCIRSCRIDAQLPGMAVVCGGNVCNSPSLPALPDNCRKRTYNFEEQEVTRPRKKSTTNNMHGVVEMHVKGSNNSSFNTKNSGSFQEENKAFPVSTLTSHGAVSKKRMRDESIASQDNLLLSEEGTSTEDDLCTFNTFQFWRVPLPDVDLSLLQSDDRAVQSSHPPVKDSAMVSEIDAMET, encoded by the exons ATGACGAAGAGAAGAGCAGAAGACGACTTGCTCTGCGACGTTCCCCTAAAGAGATGTATCCGTTCGTGCAGGATTGATGCGCAGTTGCCTGGCATGGCTGTTGTCTGTGGAGGTAATGTTTGCAATTCACCATCGTTGCCTGCTTTGCCAGACAACTGCAGGAAGAGAACTTATAATTTTGAAGAGCAAGAAGTGACCAGACCGCGAAAGAAGTCGACCACGAACAACATGCACGGCGTTGTGGAGATGCACGTGAAAGGGAGTAACAACAGCAGTTTCAATACAAAGAATTCTGGAAGTTTCCAGGAAGAGAACAAGGCTTTCCCAGTCTCTACTCTAACCTCACACGGGGCCGTTTCAAAGAAACGAATGAGGGACGAGTCCATCGCATCACAGGATAACTTGCTGCTGTCAGAAGAG GGGACGTCCACGGAGGATGACCTGTGCACTTTTAACACATTCCAGTTCTGGAGGGTGCCGCTGCCTGATGTGGACCTGTCGCTCCTGCAAAGTGACGATCGAGCGGTGCAGTCCTCCCACCCGCCTGTAAAAGACTCGGCCATGGTGTCGGAAATCGACGCCATGGAGACATGA
- the carnmt1 gene encoding carnosine N-methyltransferase: MAERTEGLNADGEQEEAYFCKERIKCSPEEDERLERQHFWKVIDAFRYYRIHVHERVNRAERQFRSLPEHHRMLLPNFLSNMAKIRRSVDHNQQVLQAIVHNCVHMFENMEYGEDDDMRKVRPSSTFDMDKLKSTIKQFVRDWSEAGKPERDSCYQPLINEILRIFPRDQCDASKISILVPGAGLGRLAWEIARLGYTCQGNEWSFFMLFSSNFVLNRCDGVNSMTLYPWIHQFSNNKRSSDQTRPVTFPDVNPHSLPPNSDFSMVAGDFQEVYKEPNTWDCVTTCFFIDTAHNVIDYIETIWKILKPGGAWINLGPLLYHFENMANELSVELSYEDIRAVILKYGFQMEVERESVPTTYTENDRSMLKYLYDCVFFVARKPAHLFSNGVQGGEACQFEECQQKDKDDSMT, from the exons ATGGCCGAGCGGACAGAGGGACTGAACGCAGATGGAGAGCAAGAGGAAGCATACTTTTGCAAAGAAAGAATCAAATGCTCGCCGGAGGAGGACGAGCGCCTGGAAAGGCAACATTTCTGGAAAGTCATCGATGCATTTAGATATTATAG GATCCATGTTCATGAACGGGTGAATCGAGCAGAGCGACAGTTCCGGTCTCTCCCAGAGCACCACCGGATGCTGCTTCCCAACTTTCTGTCCAACATGGCCAAGATCCGCCGTAGCGTGGACCACAACCAGCAAGTGCTGCAGGCCATTGTGCACAACTGCGTCCACATGTTTGAGAACATGGAGTACGGTGAAGAT GATGACATGAGGAAGGTGCGGCCATCATCTACATTTGACATGGACAAACTTAAGTCCACCATCAAGCAGTTTGTGCGGGACTGGAGTGAGGCGGggaaaccagagagagacagctgctACCAGCCCCTAATCAACGAGATTCTGAGGATATTTCCCAGGGACCAGTg CGATGCCTCGAAGATCAGCATACTGGTGCCAGGCGCAGGTCTTGGGCGCCTCGCCTGGGAGATTGCCCGCTTGGGCTATACCTGCCAGGGGAACGAGTGGAGCTTCTTCATGCTCTTCTCCTCCAACTTTGTCCTGAACAG GTGCGATGGGGTGAACTCAATGACCCTGTATCCGTGGATACACCAGTTCAGCAACAACAAGAGATCATCAGATCAGACGCGGCCGGTGACCTTCCCTGACGTAAACCCTCACAGCCTTCCACCCAACTCCGACTTCTCCATGGTTGCAGGAGACTTCCAGGAAGTCTACAAAGAGCCAA ATACCTGGGACTGTGTCACCACCTGTTTTTTCATTGACACTGCTCACAATGTCATTGACTACATAGAAACTATTTGGAAAATCCTCAAACCAGGAGGAGCATGGATTAATTTAG GCCCACTGTTGTACCATTTTGAAAACATGGCAAATGAGCTGTCAGTAGAGCTCAGCTATGAAGATATCAgggctgtcattttaaaatatggattCCAGATGGAG gtggagagagagtctgttcctACAACCTATACAGAGAATGACCGGTCCATGCTAAAATACTTGTACGACTGCGTGTTTTTCGTGGCCCGAAAACCTGCTCACCTCTTTTCCAATGGTGTCCAGGGAGGAGAAGCATGTCAGTTTGAGGAATGCCAACAGAAAGACAAGGACGATAGCATGACATGA
- the LOC118776678 gene encoding alpha-1-antitrypsin-like protein CM55-SI — MRLLLCLCIVLLVFWSAVQGNGHHGRQPHPRPPGQDHGHGRGHGHGHGHSHGHGHEKHHDEGSLKIHRENMDFAFRLYEHISAQNNSQSKNVFFSPLSVSVALAALSLGARGQTNQQLFEGLGFNGTDLTEEEVNEAFQHIFQDLNKKTGVDLSLGSALFADDNFKPRTEFLESMKRYYQAEGFSTDFLKAEEAKEQINKYVEEKTKGKIAKLVDELDPETVMFLVSYIYFKGKWEVPFEPDQTKAGTFHVDDKTNVTVQMMTEKDHFHVYHDEEISTYVLQLHYNESISMLLVLPEKGMKGLEEVICREHVAKWLRWMKKRECKVFLPKFSISASLQLKDILTEMGFTDMFSNSADFSGITEDHKVKVSKFVHQATLDVDEVGATATGATGVGITLYSLRPFITLKFNRPFMVIICDQKTKSILFLGKIVDPTEK; from the exons ATGAGGctgctcctgtgtttgtgtatcgTACTGTTGGTGTTCTGGTCCGCTGTCCAGGGTAATGGACACCATGGGCGGCAGCCTCACCCACGCCCCCCTGGGCAGGACCACGGGCACGGGCGCGGGCACGGGCACGGGCATGGGCACTCGCATGGGCATGGGCACGAGAAGCACCACGACGAAGGTAGCCTGAAGATACACAGAGAGAACATGGACTTTGCTTTCCGCCTCTACGAGCATATCTCCGCCCAGAACAACTCGCAATCCAAGAATGTCTTCTTCTCTCCGCTTAGCGTGTCTGTTGCCCTGGCAGCGCTGTCCTTGGGCGCGAGAGGCCAGACGAACCAACAGCTCTTTGAAGGTCTCGGCTTCAATGGCACAGACCTCACTGAGGAGGAGGTTAATGAGGCCTTCCAGCACATCTTCCAAGATCTCAACAAGAAAACAGGCGTGGACCTTTCACTCGGCAGTGCACTCTTTGCTGATGACAACTTCAAGCCCCGTACTGAGTTTCTGGAGAGTATGAAACGTTATTATCAGGCAGAGGGTTTCAGCACTGACTTCCTCAAGGCTGAGGAGGCCAAGgagcagataaataaatatgtggaaGAAAAGACAAAGGGCAAAATAGCAAAGTTAGTTGATGAACTGGATCCAGAAACAGTAATGTTTCTCGTcagttatatttatttcaaag GAAAATGGGAGGTACCATTTGAGCCTGATCAAACAAAGGCAGGCACATTTCACGTTGAtgataaaacaaatgttaccGTCCAAATGATGACCGAAAAGGACCACTTTCATGTTTATCATGATGAAGAGATATCCACTTATGTCCTCCAGTTGCATTACAATGAATCCATCTCAATGTTGCTGGTCCTTCCTGAGAAAGGCATGAAGGGCTTAGAGGAGGTTATTTGCAGGGAACATGTTGCAAAATGGCTTAGATGGATGAAAAAAAG GGAATGCAAGGTGTTTCTTCCTAAATTTTCCATTTCAGCATCATTGCAACTCAAAGATATTCTGACTGAAATGGGATTCACTGACATGTTCAGCAATTCAGCTGATTTTTCAGGGATAACAGAAGATCACAAAGTAAAAGTGTCCAAG TTCGTCCATCAGGCTACCTTAGACGTCGATGAGGTGGGGGCAACTGCAACTGGAGCCACAGGTGTGGGAATCACACTGTACTCTCTTCGACCATTTATAACCCTGAAGTTTAATCGTCCTTTCATGGTTATAATATGTGATCAGAAAACTAAGAGTATCCTCTTCTTGGGAAAGATTGTAGATCCAACTGAAAAGTAG
- the nmrk1 gene encoding nicotinamide riboside kinase 1 isoform X2, with translation MKKLVIGIGGITNGGKTTLARSIQEHIPNSCIIAQDVFFKEDYMVAVDSNGFKQYDVLEALHMDRMMSDIRAWQKDPESFLISRGLKTTFPRIPRTPDEVYVLIIEGFLIFNHRPLNEIMDKRYFLNIPYELCKKRRCSRVYVPPDPPGYFDGHVWPMYLKNRKEMEEMVSDLVDLDGTKSREELFAAVYEDVKLEIQRILGKA, from the exons ATGAAGAAGTTAGTCATTGGAATTGGAGG GATTACCAATGGTGGAAAAACTACTCTGGCTAGGAGCATTCAGGAACACATTCCTAACAGCTGTATCATCGCACAAGATGTTTTCTTCAAG GAGGACTACATGGTAGCTGTTGACAGCAATGGATTCAAGCAGTACGACG TGCTTGAAGCGCTCCATATGGATCGAATGATGAGCGACATCAGAGCATGGCAGAAAGACCCTGAGTCCTTTCTCATCTCTCGAGGATtgaaaactacatttcccagaattcccagaACACCAGATGAGGTTTATGTCCTTATAATTGAGGGCTTTCTGATCTTCAACCACAG GCCCTTGAATGAAATAATGGATAAACGATATTTCTTAAACATTCCATACGAGCTGTGCAAAAAGAGGAGGTG CTCGAGGGTGTATGTGCCTCCTGATCCCCCAGGGTACTTTGACGGACATGTGTGGCCCATGTACCTGaagaacagaaaggaaatggaGGAAATGGTTTCTGACCTGG tggACCTGGATGGAacaaagagcagagaggagctgtttGCCGCAGTGTATGAAGACGTTAAATTAGAAATTCAGCGGATTTTAGGCAAGGCCTGA
- the nmrk1 gene encoding nicotinamide riboside kinase 1 isoform X1 yields the protein MINRSSKTTVPVLQQFRYTAHLTPLLSKAMKKLVIGIGGITNGGKTTLARSIQEHIPNSCIIAQDVFFKEDYMVAVDSNGFKQYDVLEALHMDRMMSDIRAWQKDPESFLISRGLKTTFPRIPRTPDEVYVLIIEGFLIFNHRPLNEIMDKRYFLNIPYELCKKRRCSRVYVPPDPPGYFDGHVWPMYLKNRKEMEEMVSDLVDLDGTKSREELFAAVYEDVKLEIQRILGKA from the exons ATGATCAATCGCTCAAGCAAAACCACAGTCCCGGTACTTCAGCAGTTTCGT TACACCGCACATCTGACTCCACTTCTGTCGAAAGCCATGAAGAAGTTAGTCATTGGAATTGGAGG GATTACCAATGGTGGAAAAACTACTCTGGCTAGGAGCATTCAGGAACACATTCCTAACAGCTGTATCATCGCACAAGATGTTTTCTTCAAG GAGGACTACATGGTAGCTGTTGACAGCAATGGATTCAAGCAGTACGACG TGCTTGAAGCGCTCCATATGGATCGAATGATGAGCGACATCAGAGCATGGCAGAAAGACCCTGAGTCCTTTCTCATCTCTCGAGGATtgaaaactacatttcccagaattcccagaACACCAGATGAGGTTTATGTCCTTATAATTGAGGGCTTTCTGATCTTCAACCACAG GCCCTTGAATGAAATAATGGATAAACGATATTTCTTAAACATTCCATACGAGCTGTGCAAAAAGAGGAGGTG CTCGAGGGTGTATGTGCCTCCTGATCCCCCAGGGTACTTTGACGGACATGTGTGGCCCATGTACCTGaagaacagaaaggaaatggaGGAAATGGTTTCTGACCTGG tggACCTGGATGGAacaaagagcagagaggagctgtttGCCGCAGTGTATGAAGACGTTAAATTAGAAATTCAGCGGATTTTAGGCAAGGCCTGA